A DNA window from Vigna angularis cultivar LongXiaoDou No.4 chromosome 1, ASM1680809v1, whole genome shotgun sequence contains the following coding sequences:
- the LOC108332744 gene encoding L-galactose dehydrogenase, translating into MELRELGRTGLKVSSIGFGASPLGNVFGTVSEEQANASVRLAFQSGINFFDTSPYYGGTLSEKVLGKALKALEAPRSSYVVATKCGRYVDGFDFSAERVTRSVEESLERLQLDYVDILQCHDIEFGSLDQIVNETIPALVKLKEAGKTRLIGITGLPLGIFSYVLDRVPPGTLDVVLSYCHYSVNDSSLGDLIPYLKAKGVGIINASPLSMGLLTHAGPPPWHPASPQLKSACEAAAAHCKEKGKNISKLALQYSLLNKEISSVLVGMKSVEQVEENVAAARELANSGIDEEALSEVEAILKPAKNQSWPSGIQQS; encoded by the exons ATGGAGTTACGTGAGCTTGGTAGAACCGGACTGAAAGTGAGCAGCATCGGTTTCGGAGCTTCTCCACTGGGCAATGTCTTCGGCACAGTTTCCGAGGAGCAGGCCAACGCTTCCGTTCGCCTGGCCTTTCAATCCGGCATCAATTTCTTCGACACTTCTCC GTATTACGGAGGGACATTGTCGGAGAAAGTGCTGGGGAAGGCACTCAAGGCTCTTGAAGCTCCTCGGAGCTCCTACGTTGTGGCGACGAAGTGCGGACGGTACGTGGACGGTTTTGATTTCAGCGCGGAGAGAGTCACGAGGAGCGTGGAAGAGAGCTTGGAGAGGTTGCAGCTTGACTACGTTGACATTCTCCAGTGCCACGACATCGAGTTCGGTTCCCTAGACCAG ATCGTGAACGAGACGATTCCGGCGCTGGTGAAATTGAAGGAGGCGGGGAAGACGCGTTTGATCGGCATAACGGGGCTTCCTCTGGGGATTTTCAGTTACGTGCTTGATAGGGTTCCGCCTGGGACGCTTGATGTGGTGCTTTCGTATTGCCATTACTCTGTGAATGACTCCAGCTTGGGGGATTTGATACCCTATTTGAAGGCCAAAGGGGTTGGCATCATCAATGCTTCTCCTCTCTCCATGGGCCTTCTCACTCATGCTGGCCCACCTCCATGGCATCCGGCTTCGCCCCAACTCAAG TCTGCATGCGAAGCTGCTGCCGCTCATTgtaaagaaaagggaaaaaacatTTCAAAGTTAGCGTTGCAGTACAGCTTGTTGAATAAGGAAATCTCATCAGTGCTTGTAGGCATGAAATCCGTTGAACAG GTGGAGGAAAATGTTGCTGCTGCACGAGAACTAGCAAATAGTGGCATTGATGAAGAGGCTCTATCAGAAGTTGAAGCTATTCTGAAGCCTGCTAAAAATCAGTCATGGCCCAGTGGAATCCAGCAGAGCTGA
- the LOC108326468 gene encoding transcription factor bHLH25 isoform X1, which translates to MEITSIRELPDMKEQEMMEDPNLLRQWHLSSIDDPNLLPIAAAFGETFQQHAFTYPDFNPKASMETTLMDIERPTKHHKNISWNPIKSSAQTSDAQYVSFPNLLSFMDSNHISSLGLVKANEEACPITNSTTSLDTFSQGILGNHNYLFKACQETKKIGRRSKISHPQDHIIAERKRREKLSQRFIALSALVPGLQKTDKASILGDAISHLKQLQEKVKALEEAQNMKKTVESVVIVKKSQLSYDVNNSSEYDGPLFEETIPEIEARFCGRNVLIRVHCEKTKGVVEKTIHEIENLHLKVTNSNAMAFGRCAIDMTVIAQMDMEFCMGVKDVVRNLRSAFTSSM; encoded by the exons ATGGAGATCACATCTATCAGAGAATTACCTGATATG AAGGAGCAGGAAATGATGGAGGACCCTAATTTGCTCCGTCAGTGGCACCTGAGTTCTATTGATGACCCTAACTTACTGCCAATAGCTGCTGCTTTTGGAGAGACTTTTCAACAACACGCATTTACTTATCCAGACTTCAATCCCAAAGCATCCATGGAAACTACACTTATGGACATTGAAAGACCAACAAAACATCATAAAAACATCAGCTGGAATCCCATCAAAAGTTCTGCTCAGACATCAGATGCACAATATGTATCTTTCCCAAATCTTCTTTCGTTTATGGATTCCAATCACATAAGTTCATTGGGATTAGTGAAGGCCAATGAGGAGGCTTGTCCTATAACCAATAGCACAACTTCTCTGGACACTTTCTCTCAGGGAATCTTGGGGAATCATAACTATCTCTTTAAGGCATGCCAAGAGACCAAAAAGATTGGAAGACGTTCAAAAATTTCTCATCCTCAAGACCACATCATAGCTGAAAGAAAGCGAAGAGAGAAGCTCAGCCAGCGCTTCATTGCCTTATCTGCCCTTGTTCCTGGACTACAGAAG ACGGACAAAGCTTCTATTCTTGGAGATGCTATCAGCCACTTGAAGCAATTGCAGGAGAAAGTAAAGGCTCTTGAGGAGGCACAAAACATGAAGAAAACTGTGGAGTCTGTGGTAATTGTGAAGAAATCTCAACTGTCCTATGATGTTAACAATTCTTCAGAATATGATGGTCCGTTATTTGAAGAAACAATTCCCGAAATTGAAGCAAGATTTTGTGGGAGAAATGTCCTCATAAGAGTTCACTGTGAGAAGACCAAAGGTGTGGTGGAAAAAACAATCCATGAAATTGAGAATCTCCACCTGAAAGTCACCAACAGCAATGCCATGGCATTTGGGAGATGCGCCATTGATATGACAGTTATTGCTCAG ATGGATATGGAATTTTGCATGGGAGTGAAGGATGTAGTGAGAAATCTCCGCTCAGCTTTTACATCTTCCATGTGA
- the LOC108320585 gene encoding malate dehydrogenase 2, peroxisomal translates to MEARAGANQRIARISAHLQPSNFQEKGDVILKRAECRAKGGAPGFKVAILGAAGGIGQSLSLLMKINPLVSVLHLYDVVNTPGVTADISHMDTGAVVRGFLGQPQLESALTGMDLVIIPAGVPRKPGMTRDDLFKINAGIVKTLSEGIAKSCPNAIVNLISNPVNSTVAIAAEVFKRAGTYDPKRLLGVTALDVVRANTFVAEVLGVDPREVDVPVVGGHAGVTILPLLSQVKPPSSFTAEETEYLTNRIQNGGTEVVEAKAGAGSATLSMAYAAAKFADACLRGLKGEAGVVECAFVDSQVTELPFFATKVRLGRAGAEEVYQLGPLNEYERIGLEKAKKELAGSIQKGIDFIKK, encoded by the exons ATGGAGGCACGTGCAGGAGCCAATCAGCGTATTGCAAGAATCTCTGCTCATCTTCAGCCTTCAAATTTCCAG GAAAAGGGCGATGTTATTCTCAAGAGAGCTGAGTGCAGAGCAAAGGGTGGGGCACCTGGATTCAAAGTGGCAATTTTGGGGGCTGCTGGCGGAATTGGTCAATCCCTTTCTTTGTTGATGAAGATTAACCCATTGGTTTCAGTTCTTCATCTTTATGATGTTGTCAACACCCCCGGTGTCACAGCTGATATTAGCCACATGGACACTGGTGCTGTG gTTCGTGGCTTTCTGGGACAACCACAACTCGAGAGTGCACTCACTGGCATGGACTTGGTAATCATACCTGCTGGGGTGCCAAGGAAACCTGGGATGACAAGGgatgatttatttaaaataaatgctGGAATTGTGAAGACCCTTAGTGAAGGAATTGCCAAGTCCTGCCCCAATGCAATTGTCAACTTGATCAGTAATCCCGTGAATTCCACTGTTGCTATTGCTGCAGAGGTTTTCAAGAGAGCCGGTACATATGACCCAAAGCGACTTCTGGGTGTTACAGCTCTTGACGTTGTGAGGGCAAATACTTTTGTG GCAGAGGTACTTGGAGTGGATCCAAGAGAGGTTGacgttccagtggtgggaggtCATGCTGGGGTCACTATTTTGCCTCTTTTGTCACAG GTTAAGCCTCCCAGTAGCTTCACTGCAGAAGAAACTGAATACCTGACAAATCGCATTCAAAATGGTGGAACTGAAGTTGTGGAG GCAAAAGCTGGTGCTGGTTCGGCCACACTATCCATG GCATATGCAGCTGCCAAGTTTGCGGACGCATGCCTCCGTGGCTTAAAAGGAGAAGCTGGGGTGGTGGAGTGTGCTTTTGTTGATTCTCAG GTTACAGAACTTCCCTTCTTTGCAACGAAGGTACGTCTCGGTCGTGCTGGAGCAGAAGAGGTATATCAATTAGGCCCCCTCAACGAGTATGAAAG GATTGGGTTGGAAAAAGCAAAGAAAGAGTTAGCAGGAAGCATCCAGAAGGGTATAGACTTCATCAAAAAATAA
- the LOC108326468 gene encoding transcription factor bHLH25 isoform X2, whose translation MEITSIRELPDMEQEMMEDPNLLRQWHLSSIDDPNLLPIAAAFGETFQQHAFTYPDFNPKASMETTLMDIERPTKHHKNISWNPIKSSAQTSDAQYVSFPNLLSFMDSNHISSLGLVKANEEACPITNSTTSLDTFSQGILGNHNYLFKACQETKKIGRRSKISHPQDHIIAERKRREKLSQRFIALSALVPGLQKTDKASILGDAISHLKQLQEKVKALEEAQNMKKTVESVVIVKKSQLSYDVNNSSEYDGPLFEETIPEIEARFCGRNVLIRVHCEKTKGVVEKTIHEIENLHLKVTNSNAMAFGRCAIDMTVIAQMDMEFCMGVKDVVRNLRSAFTSSM comes from the exons ATGGAGATCACATCTATCAGAGAATTACCTGATATG GAGCAGGAAATGATGGAGGACCCTAATTTGCTCCGTCAGTGGCACCTGAGTTCTATTGATGACCCTAACTTACTGCCAATAGCTGCTGCTTTTGGAGAGACTTTTCAACAACACGCATTTACTTATCCAGACTTCAATCCCAAAGCATCCATGGAAACTACACTTATGGACATTGAAAGACCAACAAAACATCATAAAAACATCAGCTGGAATCCCATCAAAAGTTCTGCTCAGACATCAGATGCACAATATGTATCTTTCCCAAATCTTCTTTCGTTTATGGATTCCAATCACATAAGTTCATTGGGATTAGTGAAGGCCAATGAGGAGGCTTGTCCTATAACCAATAGCACAACTTCTCTGGACACTTTCTCTCAGGGAATCTTGGGGAATCATAACTATCTCTTTAAGGCATGCCAAGAGACCAAAAAGATTGGAAGACGTTCAAAAATTTCTCATCCTCAAGACCACATCATAGCTGAAAGAAAGCGAAGAGAGAAGCTCAGCCAGCGCTTCATTGCCTTATCTGCCCTTGTTCCTGGACTACAGAAG ACGGACAAAGCTTCTATTCTTGGAGATGCTATCAGCCACTTGAAGCAATTGCAGGAGAAAGTAAAGGCTCTTGAGGAGGCACAAAACATGAAGAAAACTGTGGAGTCTGTGGTAATTGTGAAGAAATCTCAACTGTCCTATGATGTTAACAATTCTTCAGAATATGATGGTCCGTTATTTGAAGAAACAATTCCCGAAATTGAAGCAAGATTTTGTGGGAGAAATGTCCTCATAAGAGTTCACTGTGAGAAGACCAAAGGTGTGGTGGAAAAAACAATCCATGAAATTGAGAATCTCCACCTGAAAGTCACCAACAGCAATGCCATGGCATTTGGGAGATGCGCCATTGATATGACAGTTATTGCTCAG ATGGATATGGAATTTTGCATGGGAGTGAAGGATGTAGTGAGAAATCTCCGCTCAGCTTTTACATCTTCCATGTGA